The following proteins come from a genomic window of Nostoc sp. ATCC 53789:
- a CDS encoding gas vesicle protein GvpC encodes MALKNIWEQERSQRLQITAERRQKVNQWKQLTQQELQLQADVLHQELRSFVTSLHNDRNSQQQQFQQEIVERQLEILQIKTDVSQRQQEYRQQRSANAQALFQNLQNFRAILHNSVWGDYSPEQAVSPTPAKEEKLVATVPKWSISRSAIKANGFRPAVNTMTRKAPALNADTAKSKVQQYIQQAEGATLIEIEEVIGLSRVQTIDILRSLIKQGILEQRDRQYFIRQQAISGQT; translated from the coding sequence ATGGCTCTCAAGAATATATGGGAACAAGAGCGATCGCAGCGATTGCAAATAACTGCTGAACGCCGTCAAAAAGTTAACCAGTGGAAACAGCTAACTCAACAAGAACTTCAGCTACAAGCAGATGTGCTTCATCAAGAATTGAGAAGTTTTGTTACCAGCCTTCACAACGACAGGAACTCACAACAGCAGCAATTTCAGCAAGAGATTGTAGAGCGGCAATTGGAAATATTGCAAATAAAAACAGATGTCTCGCAACGCCAGCAAGAATACCGCCAACAGCGTTCAGCAAACGCTCAGGCATTATTCCAAAACTTGCAAAATTTCCGGGCAATCTTACATAACAGTGTTTGGGGCGATTACAGTCCCGAACAAGCAGTTTCCCCGACTCCTGCTAAAGAAGAGAAATTAGTTGCAACAGTTCCAAAATGGTCAATCTCCCGTTCTGCAATTAAAGCCAATGGTTTTCGTCCTGCCGTCAATACCATGACTAGGAAAGCGCCTGCCTTGAATGCGGATACTGCTAAATCTAAAGTGCAGCAATACATTCAGCAAGCTGAAGGAGCTACTCTGATAGAAATTGAAGAGGTGATAGGCTTAAGCCGGGTGCAAACGATAGATATCCTGCGCTCCTTAATCAAGCAAGGAATACTAGAACAACGCGATCGCCAATACTTTATTCGGCAACAAGCAATTTCTGGACAAACTTAA
- the gvpA gene encoding gas vesicle structural protein GvpA produces MAVEKVNSSSSLAEVIDRILDKGIVIDAWVRVSLVGIELLSIEARIVIASVETYLRYAEAVGLTSQAAVPSAA; encoded by the coding sequence ATGGCTGTTGAAAAAGTTAACTCATCTTCAAGTCTGGCTGAAGTTATTGACCGCATTTTGGATAAAGGAATTGTAATCGATGCTTGGGTACGTGTTTCTTTAGTTGGTATTGAACTGCTATCAATAGAAGCTCGGATTGTTATTGCTTCAGTTGAAACTTACTTAAGATATGCCGAGGCAGTTGGTTTAACATCTCAGGCTGCTGTTCCCTCTGCTGCTTAA
- a CDS encoding GvpL/GvpF family gas vesicle protein codes for MSIYAYALLVPTASPLVLPFGMERNIELVYSSGLGAIVESEISLEAIQATDERLLQAVLNHDRVIRELFQQTPLLPLRFGRGFTSVEKLLNHLEKHQEQYLEALTQLADKVEYTLKMTPCDLIDDSDNIDAKGKAYLLAKKQRYQTQQAFQAQQSEQWELLSQLILKTYTNVICETRQSDVRQIHFLAQRNDSTLSTQQFSLWQVQCSHWQLSLSEPLPSYHFLKNTLI; via the coding sequence ATGTCAATATACGCTTATGCTCTTCTAGTCCCCACCGCATCACCACTTGTTCTACCCTTCGGGATGGAAAGGAATATTGAACTAGTTTACTCTTCTGGTTTAGGCGCGATCGTAGAGTCAGAAATCTCACTGGAGGCAATACAGGCAACGGATGAGCGTTTACTTCAAGCTGTATTAAACCACGATCGCGTAATTCGAGAACTTTTTCAACAAACTCCCCTTCTTCCCCTACGCTTTGGGAGGGGTTTTACCTCTGTAGAAAAACTGCTGAATCATCTAGAAAAGCACCAAGAGCAATATCTAGAAGCCCTAACTCAGCTAGCAGACAAAGTTGAGTACACCTTAAAAATGACACCCTGTGATTTGATTGACGATTCTGACAATATTGATGCCAAGGGAAAAGCCTATTTATTAGCTAAAAAACAACGCTACCAAACACAGCAAGCATTTCAAGCACAACAATCCGAACAGTGGGAACTCTTGAGCCAGTTAATTCTCAAAACATATACAAATGTTATCTGTGAAACTCGACAGTCAGATGTGCGGCAAATCCACTTTTTGGCACAGCGCAACGATTCAACGCTCAGTACGCAGCAGTTTTCCCTTTGGCAGGTACAATGCTCGCACTGGCAATTGTCACTGAGTGAACCTCTACCATCTTATCATTTTCTCAAAAATACTCTCATATAA
- a CDS encoding AAA family ATPase translates to MDDIFKGFEHLLEIAKALEEKVEKGELKTSIQIRSHNLSSIPRQGNIPRTSNSSRVRSNSTDAATPTDDTDVTPPSARTNSKASWQGIGGLADVLQEIRELVEIPLKRPDLLVKLGLEPPRGVLLVGPPGTGKTLTARVLAEELELNYIAINGPEVMSKYYGEAEARLRSIFEKATRSAPCLIFIDEIDSLAPDRSQVEGEVEKRLVAQLLGLMDGFAKTEGVIVLAATNRPDYLDPALRRPGRFDREVQFRVPDRNGRLEILTILTSAMPLETSVNLGAIADLAVGFVGADIKALCQKAAYIALRRQVPSLNSPVPENMTIVQQDLLEAIKEIKPSVLRDVAVEVPSVSWNDIGGLDDVKQKLQESVEGALLYPELYEQTKAKPPRGILLWGPPGTGKTLLAKAIASQARANFIAVNGPELLSRWVGAAEQAVRELFRKARQAAPCVVFIDEIDTLAPARGRFTGDSGVSDRVVGQLLTELDGLHECPKVLLVGATNRPEALDPALLRAGRLDLQIKIDLPDRASRLAILRVHNLDRPLVDVDLETWATVTEGWNGADLALLSNQAALSAIRRYRTQGLTDSSLIQITNDDFQVTYQMLANQHQSQ, encoded by the coding sequence ATGGACGACATATTTAAAGGATTTGAACACCTATTAGAAATTGCAAAAGCTTTAGAAGAAAAAGTAGAGAAAGGGGAGTTAAAAACTTCTATTCAAATTCGGTCTCATAATCTCAGTAGTATTCCCCGGCAAGGCAATATTCCGAGAACAAGTAATTCCAGCCGAGTCAGATCCAATTCCACCGATGCAGCTACACCAACGGATGATACTGATGTCACCCCCCCATCAGCTCGGACGAACTCAAAAGCTTCTTGGCAAGGTATCGGCGGCTTGGCTGATGTTCTCCAAGAAATCAGAGAGTTAGTTGAAATTCCACTTAAACGTCCAGATTTATTGGTGAAATTAGGGTTAGAGCCTCCGCGTGGGGTTTTGCTCGTTGGCCCGCCCGGTACGGGAAAAACTTTAACAGCCCGTGTTTTGGCAGAAGAGTTAGAGTTAAACTACATTGCCATCAATGGCCCAGAGGTGATGAGCAAGTATTACGGGGAAGCAGAAGCTCGTTTGCGAAGTATTTTTGAGAAAGCAACTCGTTCTGCTCCCTGCCTGATATTTATTGACGAAATTGACAGCCTGGCCCCAGATCGCAGCCAAGTGGAAGGTGAAGTTGAAAAAAGACTAGTGGCGCAGTTGCTTGGGTTAATGGATGGGTTTGCTAAAACTGAGGGCGTAATTGTATTAGCGGCAACAAATCGTCCCGATTATCTCGATCCGGCGCTGCGTCGTCCGGGACGCTTCGATCGCGAAGTTCAGTTTCGGGTTCCCGATCGCAATGGACGATTGGAAATTCTAACGATTTTGACAAGTGCCATGCCTTTGGAGACTTCGGTTAATTTAGGAGCGATCGCCGATTTGGCTGTCGGTTTTGTTGGTGCCGATATCAAAGCTCTTTGCCAAAAAGCAGCCTACATTGCCCTTCGTCGTCAAGTCCCCTCACTCAACAGTCCCGTTCCTGAGAACATGACTATCGTACAGCAGGATCTTCTCGAAGCAATTAAGGAGATAAAACCCTCAGTTCTCAGGGATGTAGCAGTTGAAGTACCTAGTGTAAGTTGGAATGACATTGGTGGATTGGATGATGTTAAACAAAAACTTCAAGAATCTGTTGAAGGCGCACTCCTCTATCCCGAACTATACGAGCAAACCAAAGCCAAGCCTCCCCGTGGGATTCTATTATGGGGGCCGCCTGGAACCGGAAAAACATTACTTGCAAAAGCGATCGCATCTCAGGCTAGAGCCAACTTTATTGCTGTGAATGGCCCTGAATTACTCAGCCGATGGGTAGGTGCAGCAGAACAAGCAGTCAGAGAACTCTTTCGCAAAGCTCGGCAAGCAGCTCCTTGCGTTGTGTTTATAGATGAAATTGATACCCTAGCACCAGCACGGGGACGATTCACTGGTGATTCTGGAGTTAGCGATCGCGTTGTCGGTCAACTACTCACCGAACTCGATGGGTTGCATGAATGCCCGAAAGTACTGTTAGTAGGAGCAACCAATCGTCCAGAAGCGCTCGATCCTGCCTTGCTCAGAGCCGGAAGATTGGACTTACAAATCAAAATCGATCTACCAGATCGAGCCAGCCGATTAGCGATTTTACGAGTTCACAATCTAGATCGTCCCCTGGTTGATGTCGATTTAGAAACTTGGGCGACAGTTACCGAGGGTTGGAATGGAGCAGACTTGGCTTTGTTAAGCAATCAAGCTGCTTTAAGCGCCATTCGTCGATACCGCACCCAAGGATTGACTGACTCCAGCTTGATTCAGATTACAAATGATGATTTCCAAGTTACATACCAAATGCTTGCTAATCAGCACCAATCTCAATAG
- a CDS encoding GvpL/GvpF family gas vesicle protein, whose product MSFYIYGILTLPAPQNLNLEGLDRQPVQIKILDDFAVIYSEAQQERYLASRRNLLSHEKVLEEIMQGGDRYLLPVQFGLLVSSWEKVSEQLIRPHQEELTQLLAKLSGCREVSVKVFWDTEAEIQGLLAEHPNLKTERDKLVGQPLSMERVIQIGQVIEQGMSDRKQGIIDVFKSTLNSIAIEVVENAPQMDTMIYNSAYLIPWETESQFSEHVEALDRQFENRLRIRYNNFTAPYNFARLRLSTTA is encoded by the coding sequence ATGAGTTTTTACATTTATGGAATTTTGACCTTGCCTGCTCCCCAAAATTTAAATTTAGAGGGCTTAGATCGGCAACCCGTACAAATTAAAATTTTGGATGATTTTGCAGTCATCTATTCGGAAGCACAGCAAGAGCGTTATTTGGCCAGCCGTCGTAACCTGCTAAGTCATGAAAAAGTCCTTGAGGAGATCATGCAAGGAGGCGATCGCTATTTACTGCCCGTGCAATTTGGACTTTTGGTTTCCAGTTGGGAAAAGGTTTCAGAGCAATTAATTCGTCCTCATCAAGAAGAATTGACGCAATTGCTTGCGAAGTTATCGGGTTGCCGAGAAGTTAGTGTCAAAGTTTTTTGGGATACCGAGGCAGAAATTCAGGGACTATTGGCAGAACACCCAAATCTCAAAACTGAAAGGGATAAACTAGTGGGTCAACCCCTGAGTATGGAGCGGGTAATCCAAATAGGGCAAGTCATCGAACAGGGAATGAGCGATCGCAAGCAAGGCATCATCGATGTATTTAAAAGCACGCTCAACTCCATTGCGATCGAGGTAGTAGAAAATGCTCCCCAAATGGACACAATGATCTACAATTCAGCCTACCTAATTCCTTGGGAAACAGAATCACAATTTAGCGAACACGTTGAAGCACTCGATCGCCAATTTGAAAACCGTTTGCGAATTCGCTACAACAATTTCACTGCCCCGTATAACTTTGCTCGTCTTCGATTAAGTACAACGGCGTAA
- a CDS encoding gas vesicle protein K — protein MQAISKSKGSDSGLAPLLLTVVELIRQLMEAQVIRRMDAGTLNDYELDRASESLQQLEQQVVKLCEIFDVDPADLNINLGEMGNLLPQSGGYYPGETSSQPSILELLDRLLNTGVVVEGDLDLGLAQLSLVHAKLRLVLTSKPL, from the coding sequence ATGCAGGCGATTAGTAAATCAAAAGGTTCCGATTCCGGTTTAGCACCGTTGTTACTGACGGTTGTTGAGCTGATACGCCAACTCATGGAAGCTCAGGTGATTCGGCGAATGGATGCTGGCACTCTCAACGACTATGAGTTAGATCGAGCTTCCGAAAGCCTACAACAGCTTGAACAACAGGTTGTTAAGCTTTGCGAGATATTTGATGTTGACCCAGCCGATCTAAATATTAACTTGGGTGAAATGGGAAATTTACTTCCCCAATCTGGAGGATACTACCCCGGTGAAACCTCTAGTCAACCCTCTATTCTAGAACTTCTCGATCGCCTATTAAATACGGGTGTTGTGGTTGAAGGTGACTTGGACTTAGGACTGGCTCAATTAAGCTTAGTTCATGCCAAATTAAGATTAGTACTCACTTCTAAACCCCTGTAA
- a CDS encoding gas vesicle protein, with protein sequence MSTNTNRGAITTSTQGSTLADILERVLDKGIVIAGDISISVGSTELLNIRIRLLISSVDKAKEIGINWWESDPYLNSQTRTLLATNQQLQERLASLETELQSLKTLNPINHQNAGD encoded by the coding sequence ATGAGTACTAATACTAATCGGGGAGCTATCACCACATCAACTCAAGGTTCTACCTTGGCAGATATTCTAGAACGGGTTCTGGATAAAGGCATTGTTATCGCAGGAGATATTTCTATTTCCGTAGGCTCCACAGAACTGCTCAACATCCGAATTCGTTTGTTGATTTCTTCTGTTGATAAAGCCAAAGAGATTGGAATTAACTGGTGGGAGAGCGACCCCTATCTTAATAGTCAAACTCGCACCTTATTAGCAACTAATCAACAACTTCAAGAGCGTCTTGCCAGTCTAGAAACAGAACTGCAATCGCTTAAAACACTAAATCCTATTAATCATCAGAATGCAGGCGATTAG
- the gvpN gene encoding gas vesicle protein GvpN: protein MTTVLNASPQRFVNTPAVQRVAQRALRYLQSGFSIHLRGAAGVGKTTLAMHLADLLNQPIILLFGDDEFKTSDLIGNQLGYTRKKVVDNYIHSVVKVEDELRQHWVDARLTLACKEGFTLVYDEFNRSHPEVNNVLLSVLEERLLVLPTNQHRAEYIRVHPQFRAILTSNPQEYCGVHATQDALMDRVITIDMPTPDELSQQEIVVHKTGIDSEKAEVIVRLVRTFWSRSGSGQGGGLRSCLMIAKICHEHEISVNPGDPNFQDICADILLSRTNQPLMEATRLLEEVLSEFYHRINTQSQPSEIIPNNQNQIVLEQRVPYEHEVYNYLCNSPGRRFSELAVELGIDRSQIVAALKSLREQGVLVQMQGNAESPNISQTVALDSGHLINK, encoded by the coding sequence TTGACAACAGTATTAAATGCATCTCCCCAGCGATTTGTCAATACACCTGCGGTTCAACGCGTCGCTCAACGTGCTTTGCGCTATCTACAGTCAGGTTTTTCAATACATTTGCGTGGTGCAGCCGGAGTCGGAAAAACTACTCTGGCAATGCATCTAGCTGATTTGCTCAATCAGCCGATCATCCTCTTATTTGGAGATGATGAGTTTAAAACCTCAGACTTGATTGGTAATCAATTAGGTTATACCCGTAAAAAGGTTGTTGATAATTATATCCACAGCGTTGTTAAAGTTGAGGATGAACTCCGACAACATTGGGTTGATGCACGATTAACCCTAGCTTGTAAAGAAGGATTTACGCTGGTTTACGACGAATTCAATCGATCGCACCCAGAGGTAAATAACGTTTTACTCTCCGTACTTGAGGAGAGGTTGTTAGTATTACCAACAAACCAACATCGAGCCGAGTATATCCGGGTTCACCCTCAGTTTCGGGCAATCTTAACATCAAATCCTCAAGAGTATTGTGGAGTTCATGCAACTCAGGATGCTTTGATGGATCGTGTTATTACCATCGATATGCCTACACCTGATGAACTGAGTCAGCAGGAAATTGTAGTTCATAAAACAGGTATAGATTCCGAGAAAGCAGAAGTAATTGTCCGCTTAGTACGGACGTTTTGGAGTCGATCTGGCTCTGGACAGGGCGGTGGATTACGTTCCTGTCTGATGATTGCCAAAATCTGCCACGAACACGAAATTTCCGTCAACCCTGGAGATCCTAACTTCCAAGATATTTGTGCCGATATCCTGCTTTCTCGCACGAATCAACCTCTCATGGAAGCAACTCGGCTACTGGAAGAGGTTTTAAGTGAATTCTATCATCGTATAAATACTCAATCTCAGCCGTCAGAGATAATACCAAACAACCAAAATCAGATTGTATTGGAACAACGAGTACCTTACGAACATGAAGTCTATAACTACCTGTGTAATTCTCCAGGAAGGCGTTTCTCTGAATTGGCAGTAGAACTAGGGATCGATCGCAGTCAAATTGTGGCTGCACTCAAGTCTCTCAGAGAGCAGGGAGTATTAGTCCAAATGCAGGGCAATGCCGAGTCGCCGAACATCTCACAAACAGTTGCTCTTGATTCTGGCCATTTAATAAACAAATGA
- a CDS encoding gas vesicle protein GvpG — protein MVLRFLLLPITGPLMGVTWLGEKILEHASTEIDDKENLSKQLLALQLAFDMGEIPEEEFEIQEEALLLAILEAEQEERDQTQED, from the coding sequence ATGGTTCTGCGCTTCTTACTATTACCGATTACTGGCCCATTAATGGGGGTAACGTGGCTTGGGGAAAAAATTTTAGAACATGCGAGTACTGAAATTGATGATAAAGAGAATCTCAGCAAGCAGCTTCTTGCACTCCAACTTGCTTTTGATATGGGGGAAATTCCTGAAGAAGAGTTTGAAATTCAGGAAGAAGCTCTTTTATTAGCGATTCTGGAAGCAGAACAGGAGGAACGCGATCAAACACAAGAGGATTGA
- a CDS encoding ArsA family ATPase — protein MELFDNLHLAMFSGKGGVGKTTISCTFACRWAQKFANEQILLISTDPAHSLGDVLQVSVDDIPRPIAELPNLRVRALDAKLLLQKFKERYGQVLELLVERGSFVEGEDLSPVWDLNWPGLDELMGLLEIQRLFQEQRVDRVVVDMAPSGHTLNLFGLMDFLDTFLHSLELFQEKHRIISKTFAGSYTPDRADEFLQTLKAELSQGRRLLQDPIHTACLLVAIAEPMSWLESKRFLEALQTLQVPCGGLFVNQVLASATDPDRYQEQQPMIGQYTDLANEKPIFIVPQQDEEPLGILALSHLINQIHVPQLEPLSFIDLLPVQWPETIPPSFGDFLTKGRRLLLIGGKGGVGKTTVAAAIGWAMAQQHPDRKIRMVSIDPAHSLGDAFGLSLGHEPYQITANLRGQEVDGDRILDQFRADYLWELAQMMSGETQTSEAIEMAYAPAAWRKIVDQALPGIDEILSLLTVMELLEQQEEDLIILDTAPTGHLLRFLEMPTALADWLAWIFKLWIKYQNVLGRTEFMGRLRTLRQRVVKAQKVLKDPQQAEFIGVTLNQTSVLAEQQRLFKSMQEIGVSQNYLVLNRFTSTATINCDFPGLTMVRLPMLPRSVQPLERIQAAAGCLF, from the coding sequence ATGGAACTTTTTGATAACCTACACCTTGCTATGTTTAGCGGCAAAGGTGGAGTCGGAAAAACGACAATCTCCTGCACCTTTGCATGTCGTTGGGCGCAGAAATTCGCCAATGAGCAAATTCTTTTAATCTCAACCGATCCGGCTCACTCTCTTGGAGATGTCTTACAAGTTAGTGTTGATGACATTCCTCGTCCCATAGCGGAACTACCAAATCTACGAGTAAGGGCGTTGGATGCAAAGCTTCTGCTACAAAAGTTTAAAGAACGTTACGGCCAGGTTTTAGAACTGTTAGTGGAGCGAGGTAGTTTTGTTGAAGGAGAAGACTTGTCTCCAGTTTGGGATTTAAATTGGCCTGGACTGGACGAGTTGATGGGCTTGTTAGAGATCCAACGCCTTTTTCAGGAGCAGCGGGTAGATCGAGTAGTAGTTGATATGGCTCCTAGCGGTCATACTCTCAACTTGTTTGGATTGATGGACTTTTTAGACACTTTCCTCCACTCTCTTGAACTGTTTCAAGAAAAGCATCGGATTATTAGCAAGACCTTTGCTGGAAGTTACACACCCGATCGCGCTGACGAGTTTTTGCAAACCCTGAAAGCTGAACTGTCGCAAGGTCGTCGTCTGCTTCAAGATCCCATCCATACAGCTTGTTTGTTAGTTGCGATCGCCGAACCAATGAGTTGGTTGGAGTCAAAACGGTTCCTAGAAGCCTTACAAACTTTGCAGGTTCCTTGCGGAGGGTTGTTTGTTAACCAAGTCCTGGCCAGTGCGACTGACCCAGATCGTTACCAAGAACAACAACCGATGATCGGTCAGTATACCGATCTTGCTAACGAAAAGCCGATTTTTATTGTGCCACAGCAAGATGAGGAGCCTTTAGGGATTCTAGCCCTCAGCCATCTCATCAACCAAATCCATGTTCCTCAGCTTGAACCGCTATCTTTTATCGATCTACTCCCAGTTCAATGGCCGGAAACAATTCCTCCTAGCTTTGGAGATTTTCTCACCAAAGGTCGTCGCCTGTTACTAATTGGCGGTAAGGGTGGAGTAGGCAAAACCACAGTAGCAGCTGCCATTGGTTGGGCTATGGCTCAACAACATCCCGATCGCAAAATTCGCATGGTTTCTATCGATCCAGCCCATTCTTTGGGTGATGCCTTTGGTTTGAGTTTAGGACACGAACCATATCAAATAACTGCCAATCTTCGAGGTCAGGAAGTAGATGGCGATCGCATTCTCGATCAATTCAGAGCCGATTACCTATGGGAACTGGCCCAAATGATGAGTGGCGAAACCCAAACAAGCGAAGCTATTGAAATGGCCTATGCTCCTGCTGCCTGGCGCAAAATTGTCGATCAAGCCTTACCAGGGATTGATGAAATACTTTCCCTGTTAACAGTAATGGAATTGCTAGAGCAACAAGAAGAAGACTTAATTATTTTAGACACTGCTCCTACAGGTCATCTTCTGCGTTTTCTAGAAATGCCAACTGCATTAGCAGACTGGCTAGCTTGGATTTTCAAACTCTGGATCAAGTATCAGAATGTCCTTGGTCGTACAGAGTTTATGGGGCGTTTACGAACTTTGCGACAGCGTGTAGTTAAAGCCCAAAAAGTGCTAAAAGACCCACAACAAGCAGAGTTCATTGGGGTTACACTTAACCAGACTAGTGTACTTGCCGAACAACAACGCCTGTTCAAATCTATGCAAGAAATAGGTGTAAGTCAGAATTACCTTGTTCTCAACCGCTTTACTTCTACAGCAACCATTAATTGCGATTTTCCAGGTTTGACAATGGTTCGCTTACCAATGCTTCCTCGCTCAGTTCAGCCTTTAGAACGCATCCAAGCAGCAGCCGGCTGTTTATTTTAA